The following are from one region of the Mesorhizobium sp. B2-8-5 genome:
- a CDS encoding glycosyltransferase: MDYFVGGEFTYDWTSHHLKLWEKLLGDKAGTATAVLEIGSLEGRSALFFLQFLPKSRITCVDSFQGGEEHVGSKYESDMAEVERRFDRNLKPFADRVEKRKGHTVTILPGLAAEHRLYDVIYIDGDHSATATYSDARLAWDLLDNDGVMILDDHRWGPDLPMARRPEAGIEAFLSQVAGEYELLHRDQQIIIRKNGIVAAKSFTIAGRDIGELAGGALSPPLVSFVVINWNYGRYVGAAIDSIRRQDYPHFECIVIDNGSTDDSVQVIARHVEGDPRFRFETLTQNGGQLGAALWSLDKVNGGFVTFVDADDVLFDNYASTHIQVHMALQRSVGFTSANVAEMDSTGKALTASYQQLQLNRPDAQRGLRGEQTVLRLPTVSPSQYRLLDASTATIPRRQIGWLWAPGSANMFRTSVLRLLSLDDGSNPRMTSADGYFNTICHAVAGSALIDMPLSGYRLHSSNYFATGESIEGMRSGTRDYTIKLEQFTYESVRFLIEQSDRFDWLLGAEFWPVVDRVTRENPDKLRDYFSNEIAVEIFKRNAPQLRSVFGAKGFSREVTARFSGAHARSILRAGFGGGIPMRVLRKMLSRDLRAFLKRKPRR; encoded by the coding sequence ATGGACTATTTCGTCGGTGGAGAGTTTACCTATGACTGGACCTCCCATCACCTGAAGCTTTGGGAGAAGCTTCTCGGCGACAAGGCCGGCACGGCGACGGCGGTGCTCGAAATCGGCTCGCTCGAGGGCCGTTCGGCGCTGTTTTTCCTGCAGTTCCTGCCAAAATCCCGCATCACCTGCGTGGACAGCTTCCAAGGCGGCGAAGAGCATGTCGGCTCGAAGTATGAATCGGACATGGCCGAGGTCGAACGACGCTTCGACCGCAATCTCAAGCCCTTCGCCGACCGGGTCGAGAAACGCAAGGGCCACACGGTAACGATCCTGCCGGGCCTTGCCGCCGAACACCGGCTATACGACGTGATCTATATCGACGGCGACCATTCCGCCACAGCCACTTACAGCGATGCCCGACTGGCCTGGGACCTGCTCGACAATGACGGCGTGATGATCCTGGACGATCATCGGTGGGGACCGGATCTGCCGATGGCCAGGCGCCCCGAGGCAGGGATCGAAGCCTTCCTGAGCCAGGTCGCCGGGGAATACGAGCTGTTGCACCGGGACCAGCAGATCATCATTCGCAAGAACGGGATCGTCGCGGCCAAGTCATTCACGATCGCTGGACGCGACATCGGCGAACTGGCCGGCGGCGCGCTGTCGCCGCCGCTCGTCAGCTTCGTCGTCATCAACTGGAATTACGGCCGCTATGTCGGCGCGGCAATCGATTCCATACGCCGGCAGGACTATCCGCATTTCGAGTGCATCGTCATCGACAACGGCTCGACCGACGACAGCGTGCAGGTGATTGCCCGGCATGTCGAGGGCGATCCGCGTTTCCGGTTCGAGACGCTGACGCAAAACGGCGGCCAGCTCGGCGCTGCCCTGTGGTCACTGGACAAGGTGAATGGCGGATTCGTGACCTTCGTGGACGCGGATGATGTGCTGTTCGACAACTACGCTTCGACGCACATCCAGGTGCACATGGCGTTGCAACGAAGCGTCGGCTTCACGTCAGCCAACGTCGCCGAGATGGATTCGACTGGCAAGGCCCTGACGGCCTCCTACCAGCAACTCCAGTTGAACAGACCGGACGCGCAACGAGGCCTTCGAGGCGAGCAGACCGTGTTGCGGCTGCCGACGGTGTCCCCCTCGCAATACCGGCTCCTCGACGCCAGCACGGCGACCATACCGCGGCGGCAAATAGGCTGGCTCTGGGCACCGGGCAGCGCGAACATGTTCCGTACATCGGTGCTGCGTCTGTTGAGCCTGGACGACGGCAGCAACCCGCGGATGACGTCGGCGGACGGCTATTTCAATACGATCTGCCATGCCGTTGCCGGTAGCGCTCTGATCGACATGCCCTTGTCCGGCTATCGCCTGCACTCAAGCAACTATTTCGCGACCGGTGAAAGCATCGAGGGCATGCGTAGCGGAACAAGAGATTACACTATCAAGTTGGAGCAATTCACATATGAAAGCGTAAGATTCCTGATCGAACAAAGCGACCGTTTCGACTGGCTTCTGGGGGCAGAGTTTTGGCCTGTCGTAGACCGGGTCACACGGGAAAACCCTGATAAGTTGCGCGACTATTTCAGCAATGAGATCGCGGTCGAGATATTCAAGCGCAACGCGCCGCAATTGAGGTCTGTCTTCGGTGCCAAAGGATTCAGCAGAGAGGTCACGGCCCGGTTTTCCGGCGCACACGCAAGATCTATCCTCAGAGCGGGTTTCGGAGGCGGAATTCCGATGCGCGTCCTTCGCAAAATGTTGTCCCGCGATCTCCGCGCCTTCCTGAAGAGGAAGCCGAGACGATAA
- a CDS encoding glycosyltransferase family 2 protein: MTAPKISFLIINHNYGRYVGQAISSVLSQTYDDFECLVVDNASTDDSRDVIAGFENTDPRLAFEYLDSNLHQMGAFLHVVDRLAGELVCIVDADDFLFATFAAFHAQLHRDCPTIAATSSGVLETDHAGRPLSSGFAWLLHRRVGRPFDPDRSNSDHMILGGRERELLWQHSTVIEPHEPGWHWSPGTANMYKRHYLARCKPSRAVVGNAATDNYFMPFVHALAGSACIDLPLSAYRIHGSNAHGAQPSMPGLRTFSKAAHQRSCARRSAIVRELASRARDFVSTHGRAFWTLMDAPSVPDGVPLNAYFNDPAIQDILADHFDEILAACGEAETREALRARMGRKGYKQFLALQSRGKSRPDSKANGR, translated from the coding sequence ATGACCGCGCCGAAAATCAGCTTCCTCATCATCAACCACAATTACGGCCGCTATGTCGGCCAAGCGATATCGAGCGTTCTATCGCAAACTTATGACGACTTCGAATGCCTCGTCGTCGACAACGCCTCGACCGACGACAGTCGCGATGTCATCGCGGGGTTCGAGAATACCGACCCCAGGCTGGCGTTCGAATATCTGGACAGCAACCTGCACCAGATGGGCGCATTCCTTCACGTCGTGGATCGCCTGGCGGGGGAATTGGTCTGTATCGTGGACGCCGACGATTTCCTGTTCGCGACCTTCGCGGCCTTCCACGCCCAGCTTCATCGCGACTGCCCGACGATAGCGGCGACGTCGAGCGGCGTTCTTGAAACCGACCATGCCGGGCGGCCGCTGTCTTCCGGTTTTGCATGGCTGCTGCACCGCAGGGTGGGCAGGCCCTTCGATCCCGATCGCTCAAATTCAGATCACATGATCTTGGGAGGACGAGAGCGCGAGTTGCTCTGGCAACACTCAACGGTGATAGAACCGCACGAACCCGGCTGGCACTGGTCGCCTGGAACGGCGAACATGTACAAGCGGCATTATCTTGCCCGATGCAAGCCATCTCGGGCCGTTGTCGGCAATGCCGCGACCGACAATTATTTCATGCCGTTCGTGCATGCCTTGGCTGGTTCGGCCTGCATAGATCTTCCGCTTTCGGCCTACCGAATTCACGGAAGCAACGCGCATGGCGCGCAGCCCTCCATGCCGGGCCTGAGGACATTCAGCAAAGCCGCCCATCAGCGCTCGTGCGCGCGGCGAAGCGCCATCGTGCGCGAACTGGCTTCACGTGCCCGGGATTTTGTCTCGACCCACGGACGTGCTTTCTGGACCCTGATGGATGCCCCCAGCGTGCCGGATGGGGTTCCGTTGAATGCATATTTCAACGACCCTGCAATTCAGGATATTTTGGCCGATCATTTCGACGAGATCCTGGCGGCATGCGGAGAAGCCGAGACGCGCGAGGCTTTGCGCGCCCGCATGGGACGCAAAGGTTACAAACAATTCCTGGCCTTGCAGAGTCGGGGAAAATCCCGACCTGACTCAAAGGCCAACGGCCGCTGA
- the epmA gene encoding EF-P lysine aminoacylase EpmA, with the protein MTAASPWWTPHIHADRRPRLMARNAIAAALRGWFAQRDFVEVTTSALQVSPGNEAHLAAFATEAIGPDASRRPLYLHTSPEFACKKLLAAGEERIFSLGPVWRNRERGPLHHPEFTMLEWYRVGDTVERLMDDCADFLALAAEKAGAKSFRFRGREADPFAEPERLSVAEAFLRHAGIDLLATVSVDGSTDRDALHEALVRAGLRTAPDDNWADLFSRVMVEKIEPALGQGRATILYGYPISEAALARPSAEDPRVAERFELYCCGAELANAFGELTDPAEQRRRFIAEMDEKERVYGERYPLDEDFLAALANMPQASGSALGFDRLVMLATGAARIDDVIWAPVA; encoded by the coding sequence ATGACCGCCGCCTCGCCCTGGTGGACGCCGCATATCCATGCCGACCGCCGGCCACGGCTGATGGCGCGCAATGCTATCGCCGCCGCCCTTCGCGGCTGGTTCGCGCAACGCGATTTCGTCGAGGTGACGACCTCGGCGCTACAGGTTTCACCGGGCAACGAGGCGCACCTTGCCGCCTTCGCCACCGAGGCGATCGGGCCCGACGCGTCGCGCCGGCCGCTCTATCTCCACACCTCGCCCGAATTCGCCTGCAAGAAGCTGCTCGCCGCCGGCGAGGAACGCATCTTCAGCCTCGGCCCCGTCTGGCGCAACCGCGAGCGCGGGCCGCTGCATCACCCTGAATTCACCATGCTCGAATGGTACCGCGTCGGCGATACGGTTGAACGCCTGATGGACGATTGCGCCGACTTCCTGGCGCTCGCCGCGGAAAAAGCCGGCGCCAAAAGCTTCCGTTTCCGCGGTCGCGAGGCCGATCCCTTCGCCGAGCCGGAGCGGCTGAGCGTGGCGGAGGCTTTCCTGCGCCATGCCGGCATCGACCTCCTGGCGACCGTCTCGGTCGACGGCAGCACCGATCGCGACGCGCTTCACGAAGCGCTGGTCCGAGCCGGACTGCGCACCGCGCCCGACGACAACTGGGCCGACCTGTTCAGCCGGGTGATGGTCGAAAAGATCGAGCCGGCGCTGGGGCAGGGGCGCGCCACCATCCTTTACGGCTATCCGATTTCGGAAGCGGCGCTCGCCCGGCCGAGTGCCGAGGATCCGCGTGTTGCCGAGCGCTTCGAGCTCTATTGCTGCGGCGCCGAGCTCGCCAACGCCTTCGGCGAGCTCACCGACCCTGCCGAGCAACGTCGCCGCTTCATCGCCGAGATGGACGAGAAAGAGCGCGTCTATGGCGAGCGCTATCCGCTGGACGAGGATTTCCTCGCTGCCTTGGCCAACATGCCGCAAGCCAGCGGCTCGGCCCTCGGCTTCGATCGGCTGGTGATGCTGGCGACGGGCGCCGCAAGGATCGACGACGTGATCTGGGCGCCGGTGGCGTGA
- the efp gene encoding elongation factor P: MVKVIASSLRKGNVVDKDGKLYVILFAENIHPGKGTPVTQLDMRRIGDGVKVSERYRTTEMVERAYVEEREHTFLYSDGEGFHFMNPESYDQVVASEAVVGDMAPYLQEGMAVQLAQFNGVPISLVLPQRATFEVVDTEPVTKGQTASSSYKPAMLSNGVRTAVPPHISAGTRVVVMTADGSYVERAKD; encoded by the coding sequence GTGGTCAAGGTCATCGCCAGTTCCTTACGCAAAGGCAACGTCGTCGATAAGGACGGCAAGCTCTATGTCATCCTCTTTGCCGAAAACATCCACCCTGGCAAGGGCACGCCGGTGACCCAGCTCGACATGCGTCGCATCGGCGACGGAGTGAAGGTCTCGGAGCGCTACCGCACGACCGAAATGGTCGAGCGCGCCTATGTCGAGGAGCGCGAGCACACCTTCCTCTATTCCGACGGCGAAGGTTTTCACTTCATGAACCCGGAAAGCTACGACCAGGTCGTGGCCTCGGAAGCCGTGGTCGGTGATATGGCGCCCTATCTGCAGGAAGGCATGGCCGTCCAGCTCGCGCAGTTCAACGGCGTGCCGATCTCGCTGGTGCTGCCGCAGCGCGCCACCTTCGAGGTGGTCGACACCGAGCCGGTCACCAAGGGCCAGACGGCGTCTTCGTCCTACAAGCCGGCAATGCTCTCCAACGGCGTGCGCACCGCCGTGCCGCCGCATATCTCCGCCGGCACGCGCGTGGTGGTGATGACCGCCGACGGCTCCTATGTCGAGCGCGCCAAGGACTGA
- a CDS encoding DUF5996 family protein, producing the protein MPSTVDLERWPDLPYAAWKDTYDNLHLWTQIVGKIRLMREPWLNHSWHVPLYVTVRGLTTSPIPDGDRAFQIDFDFIDHLLWVRTSEGHFRQVMLAPKTVAEFYGEVTVALAELGLTTPIFAQPSEIADGIPFAQDHVHASCDRDYATRFWRILLSTHEVFSRFRTGFLGKVSPVHFFWGGFDLAVTRFSGRRAPLHPGGIPRLADTVTQEAYSHEVSSAGFWPGGGPIDYPAFYSYAYPAPDGYALAVVEPQQAFFSKELGEFLLPLDVVRHAGDPDATLMSFLQSSYEAAAILGKWDRDALECSVGVPCRPRPL; encoded by the coding sequence ATGCCGTCTACGGTTGATTTGGAGCGTTGGCCGGACCTGCCTTACGCCGCCTGGAAGGATACCTACGATAATCTCCACCTTTGGACCCAGATCGTCGGTAAGATCCGCTTGATGCGCGAGCCCTGGCTGAACCATTCCTGGCATGTCCCGCTTTATGTGACCGTGCGCGGCCTTACCACTTCGCCGATCCCCGATGGCGACCGGGCATTCCAGATTGATTTCGACTTCATAGACCATCTGTTGTGGGTGAGGACGAGCGAGGGTCACTTCCGCCAGGTGATGCTCGCGCCGAAGACTGTCGCGGAATTCTATGGCGAGGTGACCGTCGCGCTTGCCGAACTCGGGCTCACGACACCGATTTTCGCGCAGCCGTCCGAAATCGCCGACGGCATCCCGTTCGCACAGGACCATGTCCACGCCTCCTGCGACCGCGACTATGCGACCCGCTTCTGGCGCATCCTGCTCTCGACGCACGAGGTCTTTTCGCGGTTCCGTACGGGATTTTTGGGCAAGGTCAGCCCCGTCCATTTCTTTTGGGGCGGCTTTGATCTGGCGGTGACTCGCTTTTCAGGCAGGCGCGCGCCGCTGCATCCTGGCGGTATTCCGCGCTTGGCTGACACCGTCACCCAAGAAGCCTATTCGCATGAGGTGAGCAGCGCCGGCTTCTGGCCGGGCGGCGGGCCAATCGACTATCCAGCCTTCTATTCCTATGCTTATCCGGCACCCGACGGCTACGCGTTGGCGGTCGTCGAGCCGCAGCAGGCATTCTTCTCCAAAGAGCTGGGTGAATTCCTTCTCCCGCTCGATGTTGTGCGCCATGCGGGGGATCCGGATGCCACGCTCATGTCGTTTCTGCAGAGCAGCTACGAGGCGGCGGCGATACTTGGCAAATGGGATCGTGATGCGCTCGAATGCTCTGTCGGCGTGCCTTGCCGGCCGCGCCCGTTGTGA
- a CDS encoding ArsR/SmtB family transcription factor, producing MSIRNPKQALYEQFAIVAKALGHPQRLEMIEHLAQGARSVEALAVKLGQPVANISQHLQALRRAGIVSAERDGKFVRYALADESVLSAFASVRGVAERHLAEVDRIVRGYFDARDDMRPVTRDELRTLMRDGLVTLIDVRPADEFALGHVPGAINVPLGEVRAWSATVAPDREVVAYCRGPWCVMSFEAVAALRSLGYSARRLEDGMPEWKAAGLPVEVAA from the coding sequence ATGTCAATCCGCAATCCGAAACAGGCGCTGTACGAGCAGTTCGCGATCGTCGCCAAGGCGCTCGGTCATCCGCAACGCCTGGAAATGATCGAGCATCTCGCGCAAGGCGCGCGCAGCGTCGAGGCGCTGGCGGTCAAGCTGGGCCAGCCTGTCGCCAACATTTCCCAGCATCTGCAGGCGTTGCGCCGCGCCGGCATCGTCTCGGCCGAGCGCGACGGCAAGTTTGTCCGCTACGCACTCGCGGATGAAAGCGTGCTCTCCGCTTTCGCCTCGGTGCGCGGCGTCGCCGAGCGGCATCTTGCCGAGGTCGACCGCATCGTGCGCGGCTATTTCGACGCGCGCGACGACATGCGGCCGGTCACGCGCGACGAGCTCCGCACGCTGATGCGCGACGGGCTGGTGACGCTGATCGACGTTCGTCCGGCCGATGAATTCGCGCTCGGCCATGTGCCGGGCGCAATCAATGTGCCATTGGGGGAAGTCAGGGCGTGGTCTGCCACCGTCGCTCCCGACCGGGAGGTCGTCGCCTATTGCCGCGGCCCGTGGTGCGTGATGTCCTTCGAGGCTGTCGCGGCGTTGCGCTCGCTCGGGTATTCCGCGCGCCGCCTCGAGGACGGCATGCCGGAATGGAAAGCCGCCGGTCTGCCGGTGGAAGTGGCGGCCTGA
- a CDS encoding MBL fold metallo-hydrolase yields MILRQFLHSGPVAASYLFGCGGKASAAVVDPLGDIAPYVEAARATGMRILYVVDTHIHADHISVGRTLAEATGADYVLFEGAAADFPFRRVKDGEVLELGNVTATVMHTPGHTPEHLSLLVTDRTRSTEPWFVLTGHTLMVGDLGRTELASNAEDGARALYASVRRLKELPDHIEVLPGAYSGSVCGRSLSGKPTSTIGFERRFNKAFRIEDEGEFVAAMTADIPPPPPEAAQTRAINAGAKS; encoded by the coding sequence ATGATTCTCAGGCAGTTCCTGCATAGCGGCCCGGTTGCCGCTTCCTACCTGTTCGGCTGCGGCGGCAAGGCGTCCGCGGCCGTGGTCGATCCGCTCGGCGACATCGCGCCCTATGTCGAGGCGGCGCGCGCGACCGGCATGCGCATCCTCTATGTCGTCGATACGCATATCCACGCCGACCATATCTCGGTGGGGCGTACGCTTGCCGAAGCGACGGGCGCCGACTACGTGCTGTTCGAAGGCGCTGCGGCCGACTTCCCGTTCCGGCGCGTCAAGGACGGCGAGGTGCTGGAGCTTGGCAATGTGACGGCGACCGTCATGCATACGCCGGGCCACACGCCGGAACATTTGAGCCTTTTGGTCACCGACCGGACGCGATCGACCGAACCCTGGTTCGTGCTCACCGGGCACACGCTGATGGTCGGCGATCTCGGCCGCACCGAGCTTGCTTCAAACGCCGAGGACGGCGCCCGCGCGCTCTACGCCAGCGTGCGTCGCCTGAAGGAATTGCCCGATCACATCGAGGTGCTGCCCGGCGCCTATTCCGGTTCTGTTTGCGGCCGCTCGCTGAGCGGCAAGCCGACATCGACCATCGGCTTCGAGCGGCGCTTCAACAAGGCCTTCCGCATCGAGGACGAGGGTGAGTTCGTCGCCGCGATGACCGCCGACATCCCTCCCCCGCCGCCGGAGGCCGCCCAGACCCGGGCCATCAACGCCGGGGCGAAATCTTGA
- a CDS encoding MFS transporter codes for MSTAAPAVALGLKANWKQFALLVLINAFVGGMVGIERTVVPLIGAEEFGVASTTLVVSFIVSFGAVKACANLVSGQLADTWGRKRVLILGWLFGLPVPFIIISAPSWGWIVAANALLGINQGFAWSMTVIMKVDLVGPKSRGLAVGLNEFAGYLAVGVTAFLTGYLASRYGFRPVPIYLGVGYAILGAALSILFVRDTREHVRLELANHPKAASPLGFREIFMRTSFGDRNLFAASQAGLVNNLNDGMSWGLFPLFFVANGLGIERIGILKAVYPAVWGILQVATGPLSDRWGRKGLIVAGMWVQAAGLMITAMTRDFGWWLLASLLLGLGTAMVYPCLIAAVSDASHPSWRARSLSVYRFWRDLGYAIGALSAGLIADFFGFSAAIGAIAALTFLSGAIVAIAMRETRVAAVVSALDDG; via the coding sequence TTGAGCACAGCGGCGCCCGCCGTCGCTCTTGGCCTCAAGGCCAACTGGAAGCAGTTCGCGCTGCTGGTGCTGATCAACGCCTTCGTCGGCGGCATGGTCGGTATCGAGCGGACCGTGGTGCCACTGATCGGCGCGGAGGAGTTCGGCGTCGCTTCCACCACGCTGGTCGTCTCCTTCATCGTCAGTTTCGGCGCGGTCAAGGCCTGTGCCAACCTCGTCTCCGGCCAGCTCGCCGACACATGGGGCCGCAAGCGCGTGCTGATCCTCGGCTGGCTGTTCGGCCTGCCGGTGCCCTTCATCATCATCTCAGCACCGAGCTGGGGCTGGATTGTCGCCGCCAACGCGCTGCTCGGCATCAACCAGGGCTTCGCCTGGTCGATGACGGTGATCATGAAGGTGGACCTGGTCGGGCCGAAATCGCGCGGGCTCGCCGTCGGCCTCAACGAGTTCGCCGGCTACCTCGCCGTCGGCGTCACCGCTTTTCTGACCGGCTACCTCGCGAGCCGCTACGGCTTTCGTCCCGTGCCGATCTATCTCGGCGTCGGCTACGCGATCCTGGGTGCCGCGCTATCGATCCTGTTTGTGCGCGACACGCGCGAGCATGTGCGGCTGGAGCTGGCGAACCATCCGAAAGCAGCTTCGCCGCTCGGCTTCCGCGAGATCTTCATGCGGACCTCGTTTGGCGATCGCAACCTGTTCGCGGCCTCGCAGGCGGGCCTGGTCAACAATCTGAACGACGGCATGAGCTGGGGGCTGTTTCCGCTCTTCTTCGTTGCCAACGGGCTCGGCATCGAGCGCATCGGCATCCTCAAGGCGGTCTATCCGGCGGTGTGGGGCATCCTCCAGGTCGCCACCGGGCCATTAAGCGACCGCTGGGGCCGCAAGGGACTGATCGTCGCCGGCATGTGGGTGCAGGCGGCCGGGCTTATGATCACCGCCATGACGCGCGATTTCGGCTGGTGGCTGCTGGCGAGCCTGCTGCTGGGCCTCGGCACGGCGATGGTCTATCCGTGCCTGATCGCGGCGGTGTCGGACGCATCGCATCCCTCCTGGCGGGCGCGCTCGCTCAGCGTCTATCGCTTCTGGCGCGATCTTGGCTATGCGATCGGGGCGCTGTCGGCAGGCCTGATCGCCGACTTCTTCGGCTTCTCCGCGGCGATCGGGGCAATCGCGGCGCTGACCTTCCTGTCGGGTGCGATCGTCGCGATAGCGATGCGCGAGACGCGTGTCGCCGCCGTGGTTTCAGCGCTGGACGATGGTTAA
- a CDS encoding acyltransferase family protein, with protein sequence MSNPNRMPWVDTAKGLSIILVVMMYAAYNTGEYTGGVGFLHYVIGFATPFRMPEFFLISGLFLSQVIERPWRRYVDRRVVHYLYFYVLWAVISIGLKIGIFSRDPAGMLHDLAMAAVQPYGVLWFIYMLAVFGIVIRLLRELRVPHWIVIPLAAALQMWAPKPDSYALEQFAAYFVFFYLGFVLAPLIFRLVEWTQARPAIAVAGLLAWALVNGLLVYSPGYAVQPVGMQMGLAAWPPLHLSLAVAGAVALCVAGGFLSKFASMEWLRWLGEHSLVVYIAFTIPMSIFRGVMLASGLLTDTGMLSLAVLLVSVVSPVVLYFIVKRIGFGTFLFERPAWAHVDGPNAAKASSKPMPRPAREAA encoded by the coding sequence ATGAGCAACCCGAACCGCATGCCGTGGGTGGATACGGCAAAAGGTCTTTCCATCATCCTGGTGGTGATGATGTATGCCGCCTACAACACCGGTGAATACACCGGCGGCGTCGGCTTCCTGCATTATGTCATCGGCTTCGCGACGCCGTTCCGCATGCCGGAATTCTTCCTGATCTCGGGCCTGTTCCTGTCGCAGGTGATCGAACGGCCATGGCGGCGCTATGTCGACCGCCGCGTCGTCCATTACCTCTATTTCTATGTGCTTTGGGCGGTCATCTCGATCGGGCTGAAGATCGGCATCTTCAGCCGCGACCCCGCCGGCATGCTGCACGATCTCGCGATGGCCGCCGTCCAGCCCTACGGCGTCCTGTGGTTCATCTACATGCTGGCGGTTTTCGGGATCGTCATACGACTGCTGCGGGAGCTTCGCGTTCCGCACTGGATCGTCATCCCGCTCGCCGCCGCGCTGCAGATGTGGGCGCCGAAGCCGGACAGCTATGCGCTCGAGCAGTTCGCGGCCTATTTCGTGTTCTTCTATCTCGGCTTCGTCCTGGCGCCGCTGATATTCCGGCTGGTCGAATGGACACAGGCTCGCCCGGCGATCGCCGTTGCGGGCCTGCTTGCCTGGGCGCTCGTCAACGGCCTGCTCGTCTATTCGCCGGGCTACGCAGTGCAGCCGGTCGGCATGCAGATGGGCCTGGCGGCATGGCCGCCGCTGCATCTGTCGCTTGCCGTCGCCGGCGCGGTGGCGCTCTGCGTCGCCGGCGGCTTCCTGTCGAAATTCGCCTCGATGGAATGGCTGCGCTGGCTCGGCGAGCATTCGCTGGTCGTCTATATCGCCTTCACCATCCCGATGTCGATCTTCCGCGGCGTCATGCTGGCAAGCGGCCTTCTGACCGACACCGGCATGCTGAGCCTCGCCGTATTGCTCGTCTCGGTCGTCAGCCCGGTGGTGCTCTACTTCATCGTCAAGCGCATCGGCTTCGGCACCTTCCTGTTCGAGCGGCCGGCCTGGGCGCATGTCGACGGGCCGAACGCCGCCAAGGCCTCCAGCAAGCCCATGCCGCGGCCGGCACGCGAGGCGGCCTGA
- a CDS encoding DUF6923 family protein — MKRAAAEILREFGPFPGVERVNGVTYDGENVWFASGDKLNALDPDSGMIVRTIDVASHAGTAFDGEYLYQIAEDRIHKVDPKIGKVVATIPAPGNGGDSGMAWAEGSLWVGEYQAHKIHQIDPETGKVIRTIESKRVVTGVTWVDGELWHATWEGEEGDLVRVDPDTGDVLQELAMPSGVSGLESDGGGCFFCGGGSSGKIKAARRPGHGGGK; from the coding sequence ATGAAACGAGCCGCTGCCGAGATCCTGCGTGAATTCGGACCGTTCCCCGGCGTCGAGCGCGTCAACGGCGTTACCTATGACGGCGAAAATGTCTGGTTCGCCAGTGGCGACAAGCTGAACGCGCTCGATCCCGACAGCGGCATGATCGTGCGTACGATCGATGTCGCCTCACATGCCGGTACTGCCTTCGACGGCGAATATCTCTACCAGATTGCCGAGGATCGTATCCACAAGGTCGACCCGAAGATCGGCAAGGTCGTCGCAACCATTCCTGCCCCCGGCAACGGCGGTGACTCAGGCATGGCCTGGGCCGAGGGTTCGCTCTGGGTCGGCGAATACCAGGCACACAAGATCCATCAGATCGATCCTGAAACCGGCAAGGTGATCCGCACGATCGAATCGAAGCGCGTCGTCACCGGCGTCACCTGGGTCGATGGCGAGCTCTGGCATGCCACCTGGGAGGGCGAGGAGGGCGATCTGGTGCGCGTCGATCCCGACACAGGCGACGTGCTGCAGGAACTGGCGATGCCCTCCGGCGTGTCGGGGCTGGAATCCGACGGCGGCGGCTGCTTCTTCTGCGGCGGCGGGAGCAGCGGCAAGATCAAGGCCGCGCGGCGCCCGGGACACGGCGGTGGCAAGTAA